Proteins encoded in a region of the Mycolicibacterium duvalii genome:
- the sufU gene encoding Fe-S cluster assembly sulfur transfer protein SufU — translation MRLEQIYQEVILDHYKRPHHRGLREPFNAEAHHVNPTCGDEVTLRVTLSDDGETVTDVSYDGQGCSISQASTSVLTDQVIGQTVGDALKTVAAFTEMVSSRGAIDGDEDVIGDGVAFAGVAKYPARVKCALLGWSAFKAALAQAHETHDAKESVNE, via the coding sequence GTGCGACTCGAGCAGATCTACCAGGAAGTCATCCTGGACCATTACAAGCGCCCGCATCATCGCGGACTGCGTGAACCGTTCAACGCCGAAGCGCACCATGTGAACCCGACGTGCGGTGACGAGGTGACCCTGCGGGTGACGCTGTCCGACGACGGCGAGACCGTCACCGACGTCTCCTACGACGGGCAGGGGTGCTCGATCAGCCAGGCCTCGACCTCGGTGCTGACCGACCAGGTGATCGGGCAGACCGTCGGCGATGCGCTCAAGACGGTCGCGGCGTTCACGGAGATGGTGTCCAGCCGGGGCGCGATCGACGGCGACGAGGACGTGATCGGCGACGGGGTGGCGTTCGCCGGTGTGGCGAAATACCCGGCCCGGGTGAAATGCGCGCTGCTGGGCTGGTCCGCTTTCAAGGCTGCCCTCGCGCAGGCCCACGAGACACACGATGCGAAGGAGAGCGTCAATGAGTGA
- a CDS encoding cysteine desulfurase — protein sequence MTAAQTLDIAGLARVRADFPILNRVMRGGKQLAYLDSGATSQKPLAVLDAERDFLTTSNGAVHRGAHQLMEEATDAYEQGREDIAAFVGADADELVFTKNATEAINLVAYVLGDRRFEHAVGPGDVIVTTELEHHANLVPWQELARRTGATLRWFGVTEDGRIDPDSLQLDERVKVVAFSHHSNVTGAVAPVADLVARAKSVGALTVLDACQSVPHQPVDFHGLDVDYAAFSGHKMLGPTGIGVLYARRALLAAMPPFLTGGSMIETVTMEASTYAPAPQRFEAGTPMTSQVVGLAAAARYLRAIGMAEVEQHEAELVQAALDGLATVAGVRIIGPTAMTDRGSPVSFVVDGVHAHDVGQVLDDEGVAVRVGHHCAWPLHRRFGIAATARASFAVYNTADEVDRLISGVRRAVEFFGD from the coding sequence ATGACGGCCGCTCAGACGCTGGACATCGCGGGGCTCGCCAGGGTCAGGGCTGACTTCCCGATCCTGAACCGGGTGATGCGCGGCGGCAAGCAGCTGGCCTATCTGGACTCCGGGGCGACCTCGCAGAAGCCACTGGCGGTGCTCGACGCTGAACGGGACTTCCTGACGACCTCCAACGGCGCGGTGCACCGCGGAGCGCACCAGCTGATGGAAGAAGCCACCGACGCCTACGAGCAGGGCCGCGAGGACATCGCCGCGTTCGTCGGCGCAGATGCCGATGAGCTGGTGTTCACCAAGAACGCCACCGAGGCGATCAACCTGGTGGCGTATGTGTTGGGGGACCGGCGATTCGAGCACGCCGTCGGTCCCGGTGACGTCATCGTGACCACCGAACTCGAACACCACGCCAACCTGGTGCCGTGGCAGGAACTCGCGCGACGGACCGGTGCGACTCTGCGCTGGTTCGGTGTCACCGAAGATGGCCGTATCGACCCGGACTCGCTGCAGCTCGACGAGCGGGTCAAAGTCGTTGCTTTCAGCCATCATTCGAATGTCACGGGCGCGGTGGCGCCGGTTGCGGACCTCGTCGCCCGGGCCAAGAGCGTGGGCGCGCTGACCGTGCTGGACGCCTGCCAGTCGGTGCCGCATCAGCCCGTCGACTTCCACGGACTCGACGTCGACTACGCCGCGTTCTCCGGACACAAGATGCTCGGGCCCACCGGTATCGGGGTGCTTTACGCGCGCCGTGCCCTGCTCGCCGCGATGCCGCCGTTCCTGACGGGCGGATCGATGATCGAGACCGTGACGATGGAGGCCTCGACCTACGCGCCCGCGCCGCAGCGGTTCGAGGCCGGCACTCCGATGACCTCCCAGGTGGTCGGATTGGCCGCTGCCGCACGGTATCTGCGGGCCATTGGGATGGCCGAGGTCGAACAGCACGAGGCCGAGCTGGTGCAGGCGGCGCTGGACGGCCTGGCCACGGTTGCCGGCGTGCGGATCATCGGGCCGACGGCGATGACCGACCGGGGATCGCCGGTGTCGTTCGTCGTCGACGGGGTGCATGCCCACGACGTCGGACAGGTGCTCGACGACGAGGGTGTGGCCGTGCGGGTGGGACATCACTGCGCGTGGCCGCTGCACCGCCGCTTCGGGATCGCCGCGACGGCCCGGGCCTCCTTCGCCGTGTACAACACTGCCGATGAGGTCGACCGGCTGATCAGCGGAGTGCGGCGCGCCGTGGAGTTCTTCGGGGACTGA
- the sufC gene encoding Fe-S cluster assembly ATPase SufC: MTTLEIKDLHASVFTPEGDEVPILKGVNLTVRSGETHAVMGPNGSGKSTLSYAIAGHPKYTVTSGSITLDGADVLEMSIDERARAGLFLAMQYPVEVPGVSMSNFLRTAATAVRGEAPKLRHWVKEVKSAMGDLDIDPSFGERSVNEGFSGGEKKRHEILQLGLLKPKIAILDETDSGLDVDALRVVSEGVNRYKESENGGVLLITHYTRILRYIQPQFVHVFVDGRIIESGGPELADELEENGYVRFTQAAAAGA, encoded by the coding sequence ATGACCACACTGGAAATCAAGGACCTGCACGCCTCGGTATTCACCCCCGAAGGTGACGAGGTGCCCATCCTCAAGGGCGTCAACCTGACCGTGCGCTCCGGCGAGACGCACGCCGTGATGGGCCCCAACGGGTCGGGCAAGTCGACGCTGTCCTACGCGATCGCCGGCCATCCCAAGTACACCGTCACGTCCGGGTCGATCACCCTCGACGGTGCCGACGTGCTGGAGATGAGCATCGACGAGCGCGCCCGCGCCGGCCTTTTCCTGGCCATGCAGTACCCCGTCGAGGTGCCGGGGGTGTCGATGTCGAACTTCCTGCGCACCGCTGCCACCGCGGTGCGCGGTGAGGCGCCGAAGCTGCGGCACTGGGTCAAAGAGGTCAAGTCCGCGATGGGCGATCTCGACATCGACCCGTCCTTCGGCGAACGCTCCGTCAACGAGGGCTTCTCCGGCGGCGAGAAGAAGCGCCACGAGATCCTCCAGCTGGGCCTGCTCAAGCCGAAGATCGCGATCCTCGACGAAACCGACTCCGGTCTGGACGTCGACGCGCTGCGCGTCGTCAGCGAGGGTGTCAACCGCTACAAGGAATCCGAGAACGGCGGCGTGCTGCTGATCACGCACTACACCCGGATCCTGCGCTACATCCAGCCGCAGTTCGTGCACGTGTTCGTCGACGGCCGCATCATCGAGTCCGGCGGTCCGGAGCTGGCCGACGAGCTCGAGGAGAACGGTTACGTGCGCTTCACCCAAGCTGCTGCTGCCGGAGCCTGA
- the sufD gene encoding Fe-S cluster assembly protein SufD, translated as MTNLTEAVEGSSLTAINKGELFSSFDVNAFEVPGGRDEIWRFTPLKRLRGLHDGSAQASGSAAITVSERPGVTVETAARGDERLGQAGVPSDRVAAQAFSSFDSATIVTVARDTEVAEPIEIGIAGPGEGAVAYGHLQIRVEELARAIVVVDLRGSGTYADNVEIIVGDSAGLGIIWIADWADDMVHVSSHHAKLGKDAVLGHVNVTLGGDVVRTTATVRYTAPGGDAKMLGTYFADDGQHFESRLLVDHSQPNCKSDVLYKGALQGDPDSKKPDAHTVWIGDVLIRAEATGTDTFEVNRNLVLTDGARADSVPNLEIETGEIVGAGHASATGRFDDEQLFYLRARGIPEDQARRLVVRGFFNEIIAKIAVPAVRERLTEAIEKELAITESRTD; from the coding sequence CGAGCTGTTCTCGTCGTTCGACGTCAATGCGTTCGAGGTGCCCGGCGGCCGCGACGAGATCTGGCGGTTCACACCGCTGAAGCGGCTGCGCGGGCTGCACGACGGATCCGCGCAGGCCAGCGGATCTGCCGCGATCACGGTGTCCGAACGGCCCGGGGTGACGGTGGAGACCGCCGCGCGCGGCGACGAGCGCCTCGGCCAGGCCGGAGTGCCCTCGGATCGGGTTGCCGCTCAGGCGTTCTCGTCGTTCGACTCGGCCACCATCGTGACCGTCGCGCGGGACACCGAGGTCGCCGAACCCATCGAGATCGGTATCGCCGGGCCGGGCGAGGGCGCAGTGGCCTACGGGCACCTGCAGATCCGCGTCGAAGAACTGGCCCGGGCGATCGTCGTGGTCGACCTGCGCGGCAGCGGCACCTACGCCGACAACGTCGAGATCATCGTCGGGGACTCCGCGGGGCTGGGCATCATCTGGATCGCCGACTGGGCCGACGATATGGTCCACGTCAGCTCCCACCACGCCAAGCTGGGTAAGGACGCGGTACTCGGCCACGTCAACGTCACCCTCGGCGGCGACGTGGTGCGCACCACCGCCACCGTGCGCTACACCGCACCCGGTGGCGACGCCAAGATGCTGGGCACCTATTTCGCCGATGACGGCCAGCATTTCGAGTCACGGCTGCTGGTGGACCACTCGCAGCCCAACTGCAAGTCCGACGTGCTCTACAAGGGCGCGCTGCAGGGGGATCCCGACTCGAAGAAGCCCGACGCGCACACGGTGTGGATCGGTGATGTGCTGATCCGCGCCGAGGCCACCGGCACCGACACCTTCGAGGTGAACCGCAATCTGGTGCTCACCGACGGTGCCCGTGCCGACTCGGTGCCCAACCTCGAGATCGAGACCGGTGAGATCGTCGGTGCCGGGCACGCCAGCGCCACCGGACGTTTCGACGACGAGCAGCTGTTCTATCTCCGGGCCCGTGGCATTCCCGAGGATCAGGCGCGCCGGTTGGTGGTGCGCGGCTTCTTCAACGAGATCATCGCGAAGATCGCCGTGCCCGCCGTACGCGAACGCCTGACCGAAGCCATCGAAAAAGAACTAGCGATCACCGAATCGAGAACTGACTGA
- a CDS encoding metal-sulfur cluster assembly factor, which translates to MSDTALPEDQLLAEIDEAMHDVVDPELGINVVDLGLVYGLGVESGDTGKVALIDMTLTSAACPLTDVIEDQSRTALVGAGLVSDIKINWVWNPPWGPDKITEDGREQLRALGFTV; encoded by the coding sequence ATGAGTGACACAGCGTTACCCGAGGACCAACTGCTCGCCGAGATCGACGAAGCGATGCACGACGTCGTCGACCCCGAACTCGGAATCAATGTCGTCGATCTCGGTCTGGTGTACGGGCTCGGCGTGGAGAGCGGCGACACCGGAAAGGTCGCGCTGATCGACATGACGCTGACCTCGGCGGCGTGCCCGCTGACCGACGTGATCGAAGACCAGTCGCGCACCGCGCTGGTCGGCGCCGGTCTGGTCAGCGATATCAAGATCAACTGGGTGTGGAACCCGCCGTGGGGCCCGGACAAGATCACCGAAGACGGCCGCGAACAACTGCGGGCGCTGGGGTTCACCGTCTGA